One Algibacter sp. L3A6 genomic region harbors:
- a CDS encoding LysR substrate-binding domain-containing protein, which produces MTITQLSYVLAVAENQNFTKAAEKCFVTQPTLSMQIQKLEDQLDILIFDRSKKPIELTDVGRKIVTQARNIVNESYRIQDIVDQQKGFIGGEFKLGIIPTVMPTLLPMFLKNFIKKHPKVKLKIEELTTEEIMTRIKDGHLDAAIAATPLEDENIKERVLYFEPFVSYIPKSHRLHKNKTIDVSDLDVDDMLLLEDGHCFRDGVINLCKAFKNQTDETFQLESGSIETLIRLSNEGLGMTLLPYLHTLEINEKEKENLRHFNEPSPAREVSLIYHKSELKMQIIEALQDVISGVVRGAIAFQNVKIISPLPK; this is translated from the coding sequence ATGACAATTACCCAATTATCTTATGTTTTGGCTGTTGCCGAAAACCAGAACTTCACTAAAGCTGCCGAAAAGTGCTTTGTTACGCAGCCTACTTTAAGTATGCAAATTCAGAAATTAGAAGATCAACTCGATATTTTAATTTTCGATCGAAGTAAAAAACCTATTGAACTTACCGATGTTGGGCGAAAAATTGTAACGCAAGCTAGAAATATTGTAAACGAATCTTACAGAATTCAAGATATTGTAGATCAACAAAAAGGTTTTATTGGTGGTGAATTTAAATTAGGGATTATACCAACGGTAATGCCTACTCTACTACCTATGTTTTTGAAAAATTTCATAAAGAAACACCCAAAGGTGAAACTTAAAATTGAAGAATTAACTACAGAAGAAATAATGACTCGTATAAAAGATGGTCATTTAGATGCTGCCATTGCCGCAACTCCTTTAGAGGATGAAAACATAAAAGAGCGTGTACTCTATTTTGAGCCTTTTGTAAGCTATATTCCCAAAAGCCATAGATTGCATAAAAACAAAACAATTGATGTATCAGATTTAGATGTCGATGATATGCTGCTTCTAGAAGATGGCCACTGTTTTAGAGATGGTGTGATAAACTTATGTAAAGCGTTTAAAAATCAAACCGATGAAACGTTTCAACTAGAAAGTGGAAGCATTGAAACTTTAATTAGACTATCTAATGAAGGTTTAGGCATGACGCTTCTACCCTATTTACATACCCTAGAAATTAACGAAAAAGAAAAAGAGAATCTACGCCATTTCAACGAGCCATCTCCTGCTCGTGAAGTGAGTTTGATTTACCATAAAAGCGAGTTAAAAATGCAGATTATCGAAGCTTTACAAGATGTTATTTCCGGTGTGGTTCGTGGAGCGATTGCTTTCCAAAATGTAAAAATTATTAGCCCATTACCGAAATAG
- a CDS encoding MbnP family protein has protein sequence MKILKYTFALLLCVTIASCSSDDDDNTEDLTGQTGDLILKFDNGVGDQDFIFGTTYTKDNGETYQLETLKYLISNVSLTDSDGNVYTYPAEDNIFIVSEANGNNAGEIYITLEDVDAANYTQVTFGIGIDQERYASGADGQGDFLTTAQDEGMMWSWATGYRFMRFDGTYTSETETDAALNIHMGSVGTAIDNYKETTLTFPNEVLVRDGNEPSVHIKADIAQVFDGATSVSFDDGYAQVHTDETTTGVIATNMSGIFSVHHVHND, from the coding sequence ATGAAAATTTTAAAATATACATTCGCACTTTTACTATGTGTAACTATCGCTTCATGTTCATCAGACGACGATGATAATACAGAAGATTTAACAGGTCAAACAGGAGATTTAATCCTTAAATTCGATAACGGTGTCGGTGATCAAGATTTTATTTTTGGAACAACTTATACTAAAGATAACGGTGAAACTTACCAATTAGAAACATTAAAATATTTAATATCTAATGTAAGCTTAACAGATAGCGATGGTAATGTTTATACATATCCAGCAGAAGATAACATCTTTATTGTAAGCGAAGCAAACGGAAACAATGCAGGCGAAATCTATATTACTTTAGAAGATGTAGATGCGGCAAATTATACTCAAGTAACTTTTGGAATAGGTATCGATCAAGAGCGTTATGCTTCTGGAGCAGATGGTCAAGGAGATTTCCTTACTACAGCACAAGATGAAGGCATGATGTGGTCTTGGGCAACTGGATATAGATTTATGAGATTCGATGGAACTTATACTTCTGAAACAGAAACTGATGCAGCATTAAACATCCACATGGGAAGCGTTGGTACGGCTATAGATAACTACAAAGAAACAACCTTAACTTTTCCAAACGAAGTATTAGTAAGAGACGGCAATGAGCCATCTGTACATATTAAAGCAGATATTGCTCAGGTTTTTGATGGTGCAACTTCTGTAAGTTTCGATGATGGTTACGCGCAAGTGCATACCGATGAAACTACAACAGGTGTTATTGCAACAAACATGAGTGGTATATTTTCTGTACACCACGTGCACAACGACTAA
- a CDS encoding DUF2141 domain-containing protein yields the protein MKTLSFIFVLLFSITFATSQNIENTQNITVKIDKLSSSNGHVILTLHNADTFMKAEGVKTIKAEINDGKIDVKFENIASGTYAILVLHDANDNNKMDFEDTGRPKEAYGTSNNPMSYGPPQFSNAKFEVANEDVEMNIIL from the coding sequence ATGAAAACTTTATCTTTTATCTTCGTTCTACTTTTTTCAATCACTTTTGCAACATCTCAAAACATTGAAAACACACAAAACATTACCGTTAAAATAGACAAACTCTCATCTAGTAATGGCCACGTTATTTTAACGCTACACAATGCAGATACTTTTATGAAGGCCGAGGGTGTAAAAACTATAAAAGCAGAAATTAATGATGGTAAAATTGATGTTAAATTCGAAAATATTGCTTCTGGAACTTACGCTATTTTAGTGCTTCATGATGCCAACGATAATAACAAAATGGATTTTGAAGATACAGGAAGACCTAAAGAGGCTTATGGCACATCTAACAACCCGATGAGTTATGGACCTCCACAATTTTCGAATGCTAAATTTGAAGTTGCAAATGAAGATGTAGAAATGAACATTATACTATAA
- a CDS encoding T9SS type A sorting domain-containing protein, translated as MRKLYVFVLTVCFSILSFGQNDKSWAKMASSKNETFYNVQEKFNKYWENKAPAKGQGYKIFKRWENQIADKIYPSGDMSLPSHTYPNFIEWQQRYNNKLARNANSKMKATLTSSQWVSLNQNFIASGYDSGSGRLNFVTFDPNNPTTTMYVGAPDGGLWKTTDGGTTWTTNSDYLPIIGCSGLVIDPDNTDIMYLATGDRGSDRRSIGVMKSTDGGANWNTTDLVWTAQDNYKIKKIVMDPKDSKTMLIATDGGVFRTSDGWESYNAPNDVPTSSTSDFFDIEFKPGSSDILYAASDKIYKSTDGGVTWVENTSSSLPDPNSVVRIELAVTEADSDYVYAIVGRTSDSGFEGFYRSTDSGDTFTKQSSASTPNILHSDMAPTAASEGGQANHDLAIAVSPNNEDKITIGGVNQWQSVDGGLNWTRITYWRGTDPNHPGQGDAPEAYMHADVQYLQYLPGDTATTTLFATCDGGIYKSTDDGISWTDLTANIAVGQQTNIELSETTEDFYFAGLQDIGSLLHKNGAWSVLSGGDGEDGFIDRTNDNYIVSSTTNGDFFLSTDGGADYRDVTWTTPLPEGEWFSPIEQDPGNVDNIYIGGRPHLYVSTDMFSGNNQFTHNKTGEVAPSPVDKNILSFEIAPSDNDVIYVIKENIISKSINTGSTWVDISAGLPVANAKLKDLTISNTDASKVWVVFSGYSDGEKVYKSTDAGATWVNVSNGLPNIPMNTVIYRKNSLYDEVYIGADLGVYAIDNLVESAVPFLTDLPKCAVQDLEIFYPTESTGILRAATYGRGSWQASLGTGPLVTLGTDEVTDLSSQAPVLYPNPVSNGVLNVKLVNTDSNYVYYLYNLLGEQVLKGTLDVSNSVISLKDKAAGTYILRLISDDKMYTQKVLVK; from the coding sequence ATGAGAAAACTCTACGTATTTGTATTAACTGTATGCTTTTCAATTTTATCGTTTGGGCAAAACGATAAAAGTTGGGCGAAAATGGCATCTAGTAAAAATGAAACATTTTACAATGTTCAAGAAAAATTTAATAAGTACTGGGAAAATAAAGCTCCAGCAAAGGGGCAAGGTTATAAAATATTTAAACGTTGGGAAAATCAAATTGCAGATAAAATTTACCCCTCTGGAGATATGTCTTTGCCATCTCATACGTATCCAAACTTCATTGAATGGCAACAACGTTACAACAATAAATTAGCTAGAAATGCTAATAGTAAAATGAAGGCGACATTAACATCTTCTCAATGGGTGTCTTTAAATCAAAACTTTATTGCTTCAGGATACGATTCTGGTTCTGGTCGTTTAAATTTTGTGACTTTCGATCCAAATAACCCAACTACAACAATGTATGTTGGTGCTCCAGATGGTGGGCTTTGGAAAACTACAGATGGAGGAACGACTTGGACAACAAATTCAGATTATTTACCAATAATTGGCTGTTCTGGTTTAGTTATAGATCCAGATAATACAGATATTATGTATTTAGCTACCGGAGATAGAGGTAGTGATAGACGTAGTATTGGTGTAATGAAATCTACCGATGGTGGAGCAAACTGGAATACAACAGATTTAGTTTGGACAGCACAAGATAATTATAAGATTAAAAAAATTGTTATGGATCCAAAAGATTCAAAAACAATGTTGATAGCTACCGATGGTGGTGTATTTAGAACATCAGATGGATGGGAAAGCTATAATGCTCCAAATGATGTACCTACAAGCTCTACTTCAGATTTTTTTGATATTGAATTCAAACCAGGAAGTTCGGATATTCTTTATGCAGCTAGTGATAAAATTTACAAATCTACAGATGGTGGTGTTACTTGGGTAGAAAATACTTCAAGCAGTTTACCAGATCCTAATAGTGTTGTGAGAATTGAATTAGCAGTTACAGAAGCTGATAGTGATTATGTTTACGCTATTGTTGGAAGAACTAGTGATTCAGGCTTTGAAGGGTTTTATCGTTCAACAGATAGTGGAGATACATTTACAAAACAATCATCTGCATCTACACCAAATATTCTACATTCAGATATGGCTCCAACTGCAGCGTCAGAAGGTGGGCAAGCTAACCACGATTTAGCAATTGCAGTGTCTCCAAATAATGAAGATAAAATTACAATTGGAGGTGTAAACCAATGGCAATCTGTAGATGGTGGATTAAACTGGACACGTATTACGTATTGGAGAGGTACAGATCCAAACCATCCAGGGCAAGGTGATGCTCCAGAGGCTTATATGCATGCAGATGTACAATATCTTCAATATTTACCTGGAGATACGGCTACAACTACGTTATTCGCTACTTGCGATGGTGGTATTTATAAAAGTACAGACGATGGTATTTCATGGACAGATCTTACTGCTAACATTGCAGTAGGGCAACAAACTAATATTGAATTATCTGAAACAACCGAAGATTTTTATTTCGCAGGTTTACAGGATATTGGTTCACTATTACATAAAAACGGAGCTTGGTCTGTATTAAGTGGTGGTGATGGAGAAGATGGATTTATTGATAGAACTAACGATAACTATATTGTATCTTCTACAACCAATGGAGATTTCTTTTTATCTACAGATGGTGGTGCTGACTATAGAGATGTTACTTGGACAACGCCTTTGCCAGAAGGCGAATGGTTTAGTCCAATAGAGCAAGACCCAGGTAATGTAGATAATATTTATATTGGTGGTCGTCCGCATTTATATGTAAGCACAGATATGTTTTCAGGAAACAATCAGTTTACACATAACAAAACAGGAGAAGTTGCACCAAGTCCAGTAGATAAAAATATTTTAAGTTTTGAAATAGCTCCAAGTGATAACGATGTAATCTATGTAATTAAAGAGAACATTATCTCAAAATCTATAAATACAGGTTCTACCTGGGTAGATATTTCTGCGGGTTTACCAGTTGCAAATGCTAAATTAAAAGATTTAACCATCTCTAATACAGATGCATCTAAGGTTTGGGTGGTGTTTTCAGGATATTCAGATGGCGAAAAAGTATACAAAAGTACAGATGCAGGAGCAACATGGGTAAACGTATCAAACGGATTGCCTAATATCCCAATGAACACAGTGATTTATAGAAAAAACAGCCTTTACGATGAGGTTTATATAGGTGCCGATTTAGGCGTTTATGCTATCGATAATTTAGTAGAGTCTGCAGTACCATTTTTAACAGATTTACCTAAATGTGCCGTTCAAGATTTAGAAATCTTTTATCCAACCGAATCTACAGGAATACTTAGAGCAGCAACTTACGGTAGAGGTAGCTGGCAAGCAAGCCTAGGTACAGGGCCATTAGTAACTTTAGGAACAGACGAAGTAACCGATTTAAGTTCTCAAGCACCAGTTTTATATCCAAACCCAGTTTCAAACGGTGTTTTAAATGTAAAATTAGTTAATACAGACAGTAACTATGTTTACTATTTATATAATCTTCTTGGAGAGCAAGTGCTTAAAGGTACTTTAGATGTCTCAAACTCTGTAATATCTTTAAAAGATAAAGCAGCTGGAACCTATATTTTAAGACTGATAAGTGATGATAAAATGTACACACAAAAAGTTTTAGTTAAATAA
- the aroC gene encoding chorismate synthase, which produces MAGNSFGKLFTLSTYGESHGPALGGVIDGCPSGIELDLDEIQNELNRRKPGQSAIVTQRKEPDTVKFHSGIFEGVTTGTSIGFVIENTNQKSHDYSHIKDSYRPSHADYTYDKKYGVRDYRGGGRSSARETACRVVAGAIAKQMLKGIEITAYVSGVGTMKLEKPYNQLDLSLVESNIVRCPDQEMAVKMETYIKEVRGKGDTVGGIVSCVIKNVPVGLGEPVFDKLHAELGKSMLSINAVKGFEYGSGFHGSTMYGSDHNDAFNSDGTTKTNYSGGIQGGISNGMDIYFSVAFKPVATLIQKYETIDKDGNYVEMQGKGRHDPCVVPRAVPIVEAMAALVIADFQLINKLYN; this is translated from the coding sequence ATGGCAGGTAACTCCTTCGGAAAACTATTTACTTTATCAACTTATGGCGAATCTCATGGCCCAGCATTAGGCGGTGTTATAGATGGTTGTCCATCAGGAATTGAGTTAGATTTAGACGAAATTCAAAACGAATTAAACCGAAGAAAACCAGGACAATCTGCTATTGTTACCCAACGTAAAGAGCCAGATACTGTAAAGTTTCATTCTGGTATTTTTGAGGGTGTAACCACCGGAACTTCTATTGGTTTTGTAATAGAAAATACCAACCAAAAATCTCACGATTACAGTCATATAAAAGATAGTTATAGACCAAGCCACGCCGATTATACTTACGATAAAAAATACGGTGTTCGCGATTATCGTGGTGGAGGACGTAGCTCGGCACGCGAAACAGCATGTCGTGTAGTGGCAGGAGCCATTGCTAAACAAATGCTAAAAGGTATTGAAATTACGGCATATGTTTCTGGTGTTGGTACCATGAAGTTAGAGAAGCCATACAACCAATTAGACTTAAGTTTAGTAGAATCTAACATAGTACGTTGCCCAGATCAAGAGATGGCGGTAAAAATGGAAACGTACATCAAGGAAGTTCGCGGAAAAGGTGATACCGTTGGTGGTATTGTTAGCTGTGTTATCAAAAATGTGCCTGTTGGTTTAGGCGAGCCGGTTTTCGATAAATTACACGCCGAACTTGGTAAATCCATGCTATCCATCAACGCTGTAAAAGGTTTTGAATATGGTAGCGGATTTCATGGAAGCACCATGTATGGAAGCGATCATAACGATGCTTTTAATAGTGATGGTACTACAAAAACAAATTATTCCGGCGGAATTCAAGGCGGAATAAGCAACGGTATGGATATTTATTTCAGTGTTGCGTTTAAACCTGTAGCCACCCTAATTCAAAAATACGAAACCATTGATAAAGATGGAAATTATGTAGAAATGCAAGGTAAAGGACGTCACGATCCATGTGTTGTGCCACGCGCCGTACCTATTGTAGAAGCGATGGCTGCACTTGTAATAGCCGATTTTCAATTAATTAATAAGCTTTACAACTAA
- a CDS encoding helix-turn-helix transcriptional regulator produces the protein MNFKFLNKFILLIPFFVAFSVFSQHNHEDKYLRFLELASDSFSENPKIAREYLDSIPSPIKKNVKNHLACYYELKALINDKFNETAKRYQNYTLALKYAELEKNYDAAGAASLELFYNTYLIKKDSSAYKYLDNAKTYYELSENKNGLVEVMQMPAYVEFFSGNFKKSNKLILEQLDNYKSIKDDAYYYMYALFMLSSNYIDLGDIGKSHKYFNILKSLEGNPTLSKSLYQSHLATIQIGLADFYLEKKQVDSTFHYISQSKLLKRAMNDYDLRNYFNLKINYYDLKENHEAKTQYIDSLKVFEHKMLDEIMNSSINIGDSLLNVETELRAEQEKKWHIVKWLIALAVLLILLFVLYTLNKKKTKKVINNFEKSNDEFTYLKSTHEKLKVKVHGLEDYIVEVKKEIKSISSMDSGDAQRKKIKELLKNLHLDSSLLLDKTENHLELVNEFNIDFFTQIKNEYPQLNDSEVIICYYLFVGFKSKEIAVFLNSSTRAVEGKRYRITKKMDLQKSDFTLVEYLNISFKSLKKVES, from the coding sequence TTGAATTTTAAATTCTTAAATAAGTTTATATTATTAATCCCTTTCTTTGTTGCTTTTAGTGTCTTTTCTCAGCACAATCATGAAGATAAATATTTAAGGTTTTTAGAATTGGCAAGCGATTCATTCTCCGAGAACCCTAAAATAGCGCGTGAGTATTTAGATTCTATTCCTAGCCCTATAAAAAAAAATGTAAAGAATCATTTGGCTTGTTATTACGAGCTAAAGGCTTTAATTAACGATAAATTTAATGAGACAGCTAAACGCTACCAAAACTATACGTTAGCTTTAAAATATGCGGAGTTAGAGAAAAATTACGACGCTGCCGGTGCCGCTTCATTAGAGCTTTTTTATAATACTTATTTAATTAAAAAAGATTCTAGCGCCTATAAATATTTAGATAACGCCAAAACGTACTATGAACTAAGCGAAAATAAAAATGGTTTAGTAGAAGTTATGCAAATGCCTGCTTATGTTGAGTTTTTTAGTGGGAATTTTAAAAAAAGTAATAAACTTATTCTAGAGCAATTAGATAATTATAAAAGCATAAAAGATGATGCGTACTATTATATGTACGCGCTTTTTATGTTAAGCTCCAATTATATTGATTTAGGAGATATTGGTAAAAGTCATAAATATTTCAATATTCTAAAATCTTTAGAAGGAAACCCAACGCTTTCTAAATCATTATATCAGTCGCATTTGGCAACGATACAGATTGGTTTAGCCGATTTTTATTTAGAAAAAAAGCAAGTAGACTCTACGTTTCATTACATATCTCAATCTAAATTGCTAAAGCGCGCAATGAACGATTATGACTTAAGAAACTACTTCAATCTAAAAATTAATTATTACGATTTAAAGGAGAACCACGAAGCTAAAACTCAATATATAGATTCTTTAAAAGTTTTTGAACATAAAATGCTAGATGAAATAATGAATTCTAGTATAAACATTGGAGATTCATTATTAAATGTAGAAACAGAACTTAGAGCCGAACAAGAGAAAAAATGGCACATTGTTAAGTGGCTTATAGCTTTAGCCGTGCTCTTAATTTTACTTTTTGTACTCTATACGTTAAATAAAAAGAAGACTAAAAAGGTAATTAACAACTTTGAAAAAAGTAACGATGAGTTTACCTATTTAAAATCGACTCACGAAAAACTAAAAGTAAAGGTACATGGTTTAGAAGATTATATTGTTGAGGTTAAAAAGGAAATTAAGTCTATCTCGTCTATGGACTCGGGAGATGCACAGCGAAAAAAAATAAAGGAATTATTGAAAAACCTTCATTTAGATTCGTCGTTGCTATTAGATAAAACAGAAAACCATTTAGAATTAGTAAATGAGTTTAATATCGATTTTTTCACCCAAATAAAAAATGAATATCCACAGTTAAACGATTCCGAAGTTATAATATGCTACTATTTGTTTGTAGGTTTTAAAAGTAAGGAAATCGCGGTGTTTTTAAATAGCTCCACGAGGGCTGTTGAAGGAAAAAGATATCGTATTACAAAAAAAATGGATCTTCAAAAAAGTGATTTTACATTAGTAGAGTATCTCAATATTTCTTTTAAGAGTTTAAAAAAAGTAGAAAGTTAA
- a CDS encoding Dps family protein, with protein sequence MTLNTIGLDTIKTQEIATDLNHLLANFQIYYQNLRGIHWNIKGKRFFDLHVKFEELYTDANTKVDEIAERILTLGDTPLHTFEDYAAKAQVPVGKNISQDDLAVRLIVDSLAQLLKIEREILGKAGDASDEGTGSMMSDFITEQEKTVWMMKAWLNETV encoded by the coding sequence ATGACTTTAAATACAATAGGTTTAGATACCATAAAAACGCAAGAAATAGCAACAGATTTGAATCATCTTTTAGCTAATTTTCAAATATATTATCAAAATTTAAGAGGTATTCACTGGAATATTAAAGGAAAACGTTTTTTTGATTTACACGTTAAATTCGAAGAATTGTATACCGATGCTAATACCAAGGTAGACGAAATTGCAGAGCGTATTTTAACTTTAGGAGATACACCATTACATACTTTTGAAGATTATGCAGCAAAGGCACAAGTACCTGTTGGTAAAAATATTTCTCAAGATGATTTAGCTGTAAGGTTAATTGTAGATTCTTTAGCTCAATTATTAAAAATTGAACGTGAAATATTAGGAAAAGCTGGCGATGCTAGCGATGAAGGAACAGGTTCTATGATGAGTGATTTTATTACCGAACAAGAAAAAACAGTTTGGATGATGAAAGCTTGGTTGAACGAAACAGTTTAA
- a CDS encoding UDP-2,3-diacylglucosamine diphosphatase produces MKIKRKIEIAVISDVHLGTYGCHAKHLLTYLNSIEPKKLILNGDIIDIWQFSKRYFPKSHLKVIKKIMTMASNGVEVIYITGNHDEMLRKFSDTTIGNISIVDKIVLDLDGLKAWFFHGDVFDVSIQNAKWLAKLGGYGYDLLTLINRGVNWYLDKRGKERYSLSKKVKNGVKGAVKYINDYEKVIAELAIEKGYDYVVCGHIHQPKMEYIENKHGRTMYLNSGDWVENFTALEYQFKRWKIYNFSKDKLAPFIVDEDFEEMKINDLIAAITIVDRAEKKSKK; encoded by the coding sequence TTGAAAATAAAACGTAAAATAGAAATTGCTGTAATATCTGATGTGCATTTAGGAACCTATGGTTGCCATGCTAAACATTTACTCACGTATTTAAATAGTATTGAGCCTAAAAAGCTTATTTTAAATGGTGATATTATTGATATATGGCAGTTTAGTAAACGTTATTTTCCGAAGTCGCACCTAAAGGTTATTAAGAAAATAATGACCATGGCTTCTAACGGTGTGGAAGTGATTTACATTACCGGGAACCATGATGAAATGCTTCGAAAATTTAGTGATACCACTATTGGAAACATTTCTATTGTGGACAAAATAGTTTTAGATTTAGATGGATTGAAAGCTTGGTTTTTTCATGGTGATGTTTTTGATGTCTCCATACAAAACGCCAAATGGTTGGCAAAACTTGGTGGTTATGGATACGACTTGCTAACCCTAATTAATCGCGGTGTAAATTGGTATTTAGATAAACGCGGAAAGGAACGTTACTCGCTTTCTAAAAAAGTAAAAAACGGTGTTAAAGGTGCCGTAAAATATATAAACGACTACGAAAAAGTAATAGCGGAACTGGCTATTGAAAAAGGTTATGATTATGTAGTTTGTGGCCATATACACCAACCCAAAATGGAGTATATTGAAAACAAACACGGCAGAACCATGTATTTAAACTCTGGTGATTGGGTAGAAAACTTTACCGCTCTAGAATACCAATTTAAACGTTGGAAAATTTACAACTTTAGTAAAGACAAATTAGCACCTTTTATTGTTGATGAGGATTTTGAGGAAATGAAAATTAACGATTTAATTGCTGCTATTACCATTGTAGATCGCGCTGAAAAGAAATCAAAAAAGTAA
- a CDS encoding cytochrome-c peroxidase has protein sequence MKKIGLITWAAVSVMSCSKSSDTEVYIPVYLNVDQPANFPEMVYNLDNNPVTEAGFELGKSLFYDGKLSANDAIPCAFCHEQAFAFTHHEHTVSHGVNGGIGTRNAQPIQNLAYQSEFMWDGAATHLDFQPIIPLTSEVEMGETLSNVLSKLSADAYYQKQFPKAFEDGEINSENMLKALSQFMLMMVSSNSKYDKYVRSEDGVVLTEIELDGLNTFQNKCATCHATDLFTDHSYRNNGLSINPKLDDKGRYVIFEDPTDLYKFKVPSLRNIELSLPYMHDGRFSTLEAVLDFYDSGMTDNGNVDEVFTREDGSLGIALSDYEKESIIAFLYTLTDNEFLTDDRFSEY, from the coding sequence ATGAAAAAAATAGGTCTTATTACATGGGCAGCTGTCAGTGTCATGTCTTGTTCCAAATCATCAGATACAGAAGTTTATATTCCGGTTTACTTAAATGTAGATCAACCGGCTAATTTCCCAGAAATGGTTTATAATCTCGATAATAACCCGGTAACGGAAGCAGGTTTCGAGCTAGGGAAAAGTTTGTTTTACGATGGTAAATTATCGGCTAACGATGCCATTCCGTGTGCCTTTTGCCATGAGCAAGCCTTTGCTTTTACACATCACGAACATACGGTAAGCCATGGTGTAAATGGAGGTATTGGAACGCGTAATGCGCAACCCATTCAAAATTTAGCGTATCAATCGGAGTTTATGTGGGATGGAGCCGCAACACATCTAGATTTTCAACCTATAATTCCATTAACTAGTGAGGTTGAAATGGGAGAAACCTTAAGCAATGTATTAAGTAAACTTAGTGCAGATGCTTATTATCAAAAACAATTCCCAAAAGCTTTTGAAGATGGTGAGATAAATAGCGAAAACATGCTAAAAGCACTTTCGCAATTTATGCTCATGATGGTATCATCAAACTCAAAATATGATAAATATGTAAGAAGTGAAGACGGTGTGGTGCTAACCGAAATTGAATTAGATGGTTTAAATACTTTTCAAAATAAATGTGCAACCTGTCATGCTACCGATTTATTTACGGACCATAGTTACCGCAACAATGGCTTGTCAATAAATCCGAAGCTTGATGATAAAGGACGTTATGTTATTTTTGAAGATCCAACCGATTTATACAAATTCAAGGTGCCGAGTTTACGTAACATAGAGTTATCATTACCATATATGCACGATGGGCGTTTTTCTACTTTAGAAGCCGTTTTAGATTTTTATGATTCTGGCATGACCGATAATGGTAATGTAGATGAGGTATTTACTAGAGAAGATGGAAGTTTGGGTATCGCCCTTTCCGATTACGAAAAAGAGAGCATAATAGCATTTCTTTATACATTAACAGATAACGAATTTTTAACCGATGATCGATTTTCAGAATATTAA